In the genome of Oxalobacter aliiformigenes, one region contains:
- a CDS encoding multidrug efflux RND transporter permease subunit has translation MKFSEIFIRRPVATVLVTLAILLAGIVAFNCLPVSPLPQVDFPTIRVRAKLPGASPETMASTVATPLERSLGRIAGITEITSASTLGSTDITLQFDLSRDIDGAARDVQSAINAAHALLPTGMPSNPTYRKINPADAPIMILSMTSESLTRGQMYDAADTIVAQKLMQLEGVGDVFVGGGSQPAVRVELHPQQLSSYGISMEKIKNIITGTNVNRPKGFVGNDTEKWKIEANDQAKTAKDYMPLIVHHTDGKTVRLSDVASVVDSVQDVRNMGMVDGEPCIMIIIFREPGANIIETVDRIYDAIPVLSASIPEAIDVNVVMDRTPTIRASLADVEFTLIISIALVILVVFVFLRNFRATAISAISVPVSLVGTFTVMYLAGFSLNNLSLMALTIATGFVVDDTIVVLENIMRHIEDGMKPFDAALKGAQEVGFTVMSISISLIAVFIPILLMGGIIGRLFREFAVTLSVTILVSLFISLTTTPMLCALWLKHKQTAPKPGRMNRLFNASEHLFSSMQIAYGKTLKWAIDHRRITLLILIATICFNVFLYIVVPKGFFPQQDTGQMFGVIRADQSISFNAMKEKMRTFMLKIKEDPAINQVTGYTGSGQTNNARLFISLKPLSERKVSADEVIGRLRQKTASEPGATLFLQSVQDIRMGGRQSNAQFQYTLQGDNLNELREWTPKAFRALSKLPMLADLNTDQELKGLQTMLTFDRDAMSRLGLTQQQVDDVLYNAFGQRQVSTIYNELNQYKVIMEVAPQYWQNPEALNHIYIQTPNAGPTPISAVARWEPTNTSLSVNHQGQFASSTLSFNLPPGNSLSDATTAIEQTLSDIGMPSSIVGSFQGTARTFQESLSNQPLLIVLALVAVYIVLGILYESFIHPVTILSTLPSAGVGALLALILAGSEFSVIALIGVLLLIGIVKKNAIMMIDFALVAEREEGLTPENAIYQACLLRFRPIMMTTTAALFGALPLALGHGDGAEMRIPLGISIVGGLILSQLLTLYTTPIVYLYLDRFRKRLAEKKAAAKEETV, from the coding sequence ATGAAATTCTCCGAAATCTTCATCCGCCGTCCTGTCGCCACCGTACTGGTCACGCTGGCGATTCTGCTGGCGGGGATCGTCGCCTTCAACTGCCTGCCGGTATCCCCGTTGCCGCAGGTCGATTTTCCGACCATCCGCGTGAGGGCGAAACTGCCGGGCGCCAGTCCCGAAACGATGGCCTCCACCGTGGCGACTCCGCTGGAACGTTCGCTGGGACGCATCGCCGGCATTACGGAAATCACCTCGGCCAGTACGCTCGGCTCCACCGATATCACCCTCCAGTTCGACCTGTCGCGCGATATCGACGGCGCCGCACGCGATGTCCAGTCCGCGATCAATGCCGCACATGCCCTGCTGCCGACCGGCATGCCGTCCAACCCGACTTACCGCAAGATCAATCCGGCCGATGCCCCGATCATGATTTTATCCATGACGTCGGAATCGCTGACGCGCGGACAGATGTACGACGCCGCCGATACCATCGTCGCCCAGAAACTGATGCAGCTTGAAGGCGTCGGCGACGTCTTCGTCGGCGGCGGATCGCAACCGGCCGTACGCGTCGAGCTGCACCCGCAGCAACTCTCCAGCTATGGCATCAGCATGGAGAAAATAAAAAACATCATCACCGGCACCAACGTCAACCGGCCGAAGGGATTCGTCGGAAACGACACTGAAAAGTGGAAAATTGAAGCCAACGATCAGGCCAAAACCGCCAAGGACTACATGCCGCTGATCGTCCACCATACCGATGGCAAGACCGTCCGGCTTTCCGACGTCGCCAGCGTGGTCGATTCGGTACAGGACGTACGCAACATGGGGATGGTGGATGGCGAACCCTGCATCATGATCATCATTTTCCGCGAACCGGGCGCCAACATCATCGAAACGGTCGACCGGATCTACGACGCCATCCCGGTTTTGTCCGCCTCGATTCCCGAAGCGATCGACGTGAACGTCGTGATGGACCGGACGCCGACAATCCGCGCCTCGCTGGCGGATGTGGAATTCACGCTGATCATCTCCATCGCGCTGGTCATTCTAGTCGTGTTCGTTTTCCTGCGGAATTTCCGCGCTACCGCCATTTCCGCCATTTCGGTTCCCGTCTCGCTGGTGGGAACCTTCACCGTCATGTATCTGGCGGGTTTCTCCTTAAACAACCTCTCGCTGATGGCGCTGACGATCGCCACCGGCTTCGTGGTGGACGATACCATCGTCGTGCTGGAAAACATCATGCGGCACATCGAGGACGGCATGAAACCGTTCGACGCCGCCCTGAAAGGAGCGCAGGAAGTCGGGTTCACCGTCATGTCGATCAGTATCTCGCTGATCGCCGTGTTCATCCCGATCCTGCTGATGGGCGGCATCATCGGCCGGTTGTTCCGCGAATTCGCCGTCACGCTTTCCGTGACCATTCTCGTTTCGCTGTTCATCTCGCTGACTACCACCCCGATGCTGTGCGCCCTCTGGCTCAAACACAAGCAAACCGCCCCGAAACCGGGCCGGATGAACCGGCTGTTCAATGCCAGCGAACACCTTTTTTCCAGTATGCAGATCGCCTATGGCAAAACGCTCAAATGGGCCATCGATCACCGTCGCATCACCCTGTTGATCCTGATCGCGACGATCTGCTTCAACGTTTTTCTTTATATCGTCGTTCCCAAGGGTTTTTTTCCGCAGCAAGATACCGGACAGATGTTCGGCGTCATCCGTGCCGACCAGAGCATCTCGTTTAACGCCATGAAGGAAAAAATGAGAACCTTCATGCTGAAAATCAAGGAAGACCCGGCCATCAATCAGGTCACCGGCTATACCGGCAGCGGGCAGACCAACAACGCCCGTCTGTTCATCAGTCTGAAACCGCTTTCCGAACGCAAGGTCAGTGCCGACGAAGTCATCGGACGCCTGCGCCAGAAAACGGCATCCGAACCGGGCGCGACCCTGTTTCTGCAATCCGTGCAGGACATCCGCATGGGAGGCCGCCAGAGCAATGCGCAGTTCCAGTACACCCTGCAAGGCGACAACCTGAACGAATTGCGCGAATGGACACCGAAAGCGTTCCGTGCCTTGTCGAAACTGCCGATGCTGGCCGACCTGAACACGGATCAGGAACTGAAAGGCCTGCAAACCATGCTGACCTTCGACCGGGACGCGATGAGCCGCCTGGGCCTGACGCAACAGCAGGTGGACGACGTGCTCTACAATGCGTTCGGCCAGCGGCAGGTATCGACCATTTACAATGAACTGAACCAGTACAAGGTCATCATGGAAGTCGCACCGCAATACTGGCAGAATCCGGAAGCGTTGAACCATATCTACATCCAGACGCCGAACGCGGGGCCGACCCCCATCTCCGCCGTCGCCCGCTGGGAACCGACCAATACCTCGCTCTCGGTCAACCATCAGGGCCAGTTCGCCTCGTCGACCCTGTCGTTCAATCTGCCTCCCGGCAACTCGCTCTCGGATGCGACGACCGCCATCGAGCAGACCCTCTCCGATATCGGCATGCCGTCTTCCATCGTCGGCAGCTTCCAGGGAACGGCCAGAACTTTCCAGGAATCGCTCTCCAACCAGCCGCTTCTGATCGTACTGGCGCTTGTCGCCGTCTATATCGTGCTGGGAATACTGTATGAAAGCTTCATCCATCCGGTCACCATCCTCTCCACCCTGCCATCTGCCGGGGTGGGCGCGCTGCTGGCGCTGATTCTGGCCGGAAGCGAATTTTCCGTCATTGCCTTGATCGGTGTGCTGCTGTTGATCGGCATCGTGAAAAAGAACGCGATCATGATGATCGATTTCGCGCTGGTGGCCGAACGGGAAGAAGGCCTCACACCGGAAAACGCCATCTATCAGGCCTGCCTGCTGCGTTTCAGGCCCATCATGATGACCACAACCGCCGCCCTGTTCGGCGCGCTGCCGCTGGCACTCGGCCACGGCGACGGTGCCGAAATGAGGATCCCGCTGGGCATTTCCATCGTCGGCGGCCTGATTTTGAGCCAGCTTTTGACCCTGTACACCACCCCGATTGTCTATCTGTACCTGGACCGTTTCCGCAAACGTCTGGCCGAGAAAAAAGCCGCGGCAAAAGAGGAAACGGTCTGA
- a CDS encoding MdtB/MuxB family multidrug efflux RND transporter permease subunit, translating into MNPSRPFILRPVATILFMVAILLSGLVAWKLLPVSALPEVDYPTIQVVTYYPGASPEVVASTITAPLERQFGQMSGLEQMSSASSEGVSVVTLQFTLSQTLDVAEQEVQAAINAADNLLPTDLPNPPIYNKVNPADTPILTIAVTSPTMTITKLEDLADTRIAQKLSQVPGVGLVSISGGQRPAVRIQANSRALAARGITLENVRSAVANANVNQAKGSFDGPLQASTVDGNDQLKSAAEFENIIVAYSNGSPVRLKDIATVTDGAENARLAAWAGDKPAVILTVQRQPGANVIAVADRIKEILPQLKNSLPAAVDVDILSDRTVTIRASVADVEHELVIAIALVVLVVFIFLRNMTATIIPAVAVPLSLIGTFGIMYLTGFSINNLTLMALTIATGFVVDDAIVMIENIARYIEEGDKPMEAALKGSKQIGFTIISLTVSLIAVLIPLLFMGDVIGRLFREFAVTLAVSILISALISLTLTPMMSARLLKHIPEEKQGRFFHASGRFFDRVIEEYAKCLQWVLKYQKLTLAVAVGTIVVTALLYIVIPKGFFPVQDTGVIQGVSEASQSISFAAMGRQQEKLIDKVLEDPAVVSLSSFIGVDGTNAAPNNGKMLINLKPKGERDDIHTVMNRLSEAASGITGMTLYLQPVQDISIDSRSSRTQYQFTLQATSQHELSEWAPKLIERLKQLPELTDVATDLQENGKMVYINIDRDTASRLGISTQDIDDALYNAFGQRLISTIYTQTNQYRVVLEVQEHERQDPTSIKGIYVATSSGSLVPLDTVASIELKPSTLVINHMGQFPTATVSFNLTPGSSLSEAVEAIIATEADMQIPPSVQTQFQGAAMAFQSSLSSTLWLIVAAIVTMYIVLGILYESYIHPITILSTLPSAGIGALLALMITGNDLSVIGIIGIILLIGIVKKNAIMMIDFALVAERDHGMSPQEAIYQACLLRFRPIMMTTLAALLGALPMMFATGIGSELRNPLGITMVGGLLVSQVLTLFTTPVIYLYFDRLARRFEKTASHAIDGSNQV; encoded by the coding sequence ATGAACCCGTCGCGCCCGTTTATTCTCCGTCCCGTCGCTACCATCCTGTTCATGGTGGCGATCCTGTTGTCCGGGCTGGTGGCATGGAAGCTGCTACCGGTTTCTGCACTGCCCGAAGTCGATTATCCGACCATTCAGGTCGTCACCTATTACCCGGGCGCCAGCCCGGAAGTCGTCGCCTCGACGATCACGGCGCCGCTCGAGCGGCAGTTCGGCCAGATGTCGGGACTGGAACAGATGTCGTCTGCCAGTTCCGAAGGCGTCTCCGTCGTGACCCTGCAATTCACGCTTTCCCAGACACTGGATGTGGCGGAACAGGAAGTGCAGGCCGCGATCAACGCCGCCGACAACCTGCTGCCGACCGATCTGCCGAACCCGCCGATCTATAACAAGGTCAATCCGGCCGACACGCCGATTCTGACGATCGCCGTCACATCGCCCACCATGACGATCACGAAACTGGAAGATCTGGCCGATACCCGCATCGCCCAGAAACTTTCGCAGGTTCCGGGCGTCGGTCTGGTCTCCATCAGCGGCGGCCAGCGGCCCGCTGTGCGTATCCAGGCCAATTCGCGGGCACTGGCCGCACGGGGAATCACGCTCGAAAACGTCCGTTCCGCCGTGGCCAACGCCAATGTCAACCAGGCCAAGGGGAGTTTCGACGGCCCCTTGCAGGCCTCGACGGTCGACGGCAACGACCAGCTCAAATCCGCTGCCGAATTCGAAAACATCATCGTTGCCTACAGCAATGGTTCGCCGGTACGTCTGAAAGACATCGCCACCGTGACCGACGGCGCCGAAAACGCCCGTCTGGCGGCCTGGGCAGGCGACAAGCCGGCCGTGATCCTGACCGTCCAGCGCCAGCCGGGAGCCAATGTCATCGCCGTGGCCGATCGTATCAAGGAAATACTGCCCCAGCTCAAAAACAGCCTGCCGGCCGCCGTCGATGTGGACATCCTGTCTGACCGGACGGTCACGATCCGCGCCTCGGTGGCCGACGTCGAACATGAACTCGTCATCGCCATCGCCCTGGTTGTGCTGGTCGTGTTCATCTTCCTGCGCAACATGACGGCCACGATCATCCCGGCCGTCGCTGTCCCGCTCTCGCTGATCGGCACGTTCGGGATCATGTATCTGACCGGTTTTTCGATCAACAACCTGACCCTGATGGCACTGACGATCGCCACCGGGTTCGTGGTGGATGACGCGATCGTGATGATCGAAAACATCGCCCGCTATATCGAGGAAGGCGACAAGCCGATGGAAGCGGCCCTGAAAGGCTCGAAACAGATCGGCTTCACCATCATTTCCTTGACCGTTTCCCTGATCGCCGTCCTGATCCCCCTGCTGTTCATGGGGGACGTGATCGGCCGGCTTTTCCGTGAATTCGCCGTCACGCTGGCGGTCTCGATCCTGATCTCCGCCCTGATCTCGCTGACGCTGACCCCGATGATGAGCGCCCGGCTCCTGAAACACATTCCGGAAGAAAAACAGGGCCGCTTTTTCCATGCCAGCGGACGCTTTTTCGACAGGGTCATCGAGGAATACGCCAAATGCCTGCAATGGGTACTGAAATACCAGAAACTGACGCTGGCGGTTGCCGTCGGCACCATTGTCGTGACCGCACTGCTTTACATCGTCATTCCGAAAGGCTTTTTCCCTGTACAGGACACCGGCGTCATACAGGGCGTCTCGGAAGCGTCCCAGTCCATTTCATTTGCCGCGATGGGCCGCCAGCAGGAAAAACTGATCGACAAGGTGCTGGAAGACCCGGCTGTTGTCAGCCTGTCGTCGTTTATCGGCGTGGATGGCACGAACGCCGCCCCCAACAACGGCAAAATGCTGATCAACCTGAAGCCGAAAGGCGAGCGCGACGATATCCATACCGTCATGAACCGGCTCTCCGAAGCCGCTTCCGGCATTACCGGCATGACGCTTTATTTGCAACCCGTCCAGGATATCAGTATCGACAGCCGGAGCAGCCGGACGCAATACCAGTTCACCTTGCAGGCAACCAGCCAGCACGAACTGTCGGAATGGGCGCCGAAACTGATCGAACGGTTAAAACAGCTCCCCGAACTGACCGACGTGGCCACCGATCTGCAGGAAAACGGCAAGATGGTGTACATCAACATCGACAGGGATACCGCTTCCCGTCTCGGTATCTCCACCCAGGATATCGACGACGCCCTCTACAATGCTTTTGGCCAGCGCCTGATTTCGACCATTTACACGCAGACCAACCAGTACCGCGTCGTGCTGGAAGTGCAGGAACACGAACGGCAGGATCCCACATCGATCAAGGGCATTTACGTGGCCACATCTTCCGGATCGCTGGTACCGCTCGATACCGTGGCCAGCATCGAACTCAAGCCCTCCACGCTCGTCATCAACCACATGGGCCAGTTCCCGACCGCGACCGTCTCGTTCAATCTGACGCCGGGTTCCTCGCTCTCCGAAGCGGTCGAGGCCATCATCGCCACGGAAGCCGACATGCAGATTCCGCCATCCGTCCAGACCCAGTTCCAGGGAGCGGCCATGGCGTTCCAGTCGTCCCTTTCCTCGACGCTCTGGCTGATCGTCGCCGCCATCGTGACCATGTACATCGTGCTGGGTATCCTCTATGAAAGCTATATCCATCCGATCACCATCCTGTCCACGCTGCCGTCTGCCGGAATCGGTGCCCTGCTGGCCCTGATGATAACCGGCAACGATCTTTCGGTCATCGGGATCATCGGGATCATTTTGTTGATCGGGATCGTGAAAAAGAACGCGATCATGATGATCGACTTCGCACTGGTCGCCGAACGCGATCACGGCATGTCGCCACAGGAAGCGATTTACCAGGCCTGTCTCCTGCGTTTCAGACCTATCATGATGACCACGCTGGCTGCCCTTTTGGGTGCACTGCCCATGATGTTCGCCACCGGCATCGGTTCCGAATTGCGCAACCCGCTGGGGATCACGATGGTCGGTGGCCTTTTGGTCAGCCAGGTACTGACGCTGTTTACGACACCTGTCATTTATCTGTATTTCGACCGGCTGGCCCGCCGCTTCGAAAAAACGGCCTCTCACGCCATAGACGGTTCCAATCAGGTCTGA
- a CDS encoding MdtA/MuxA family multidrug efflux RND transporter periplasmic adaptor subunit has protein sequence MPKNVKLRRPFLIAIVSLIIILVIWGIYWIVAKNRAVTPRAGAVAVGVATVRMEDAPLQINALGTVDSTYTATVRSRVDGELVRLHFREGQQVKAGQLLAELDPRPFKAELMQAEGQLMRDKALLENARLDLQRYRQLLEQNSIAKQQVDTQASLVKQYEGTVRLDQGNVDNARLQLEYSRITAPISGRVGLRQVDLGNIVHASDTNGIVTITQEQPINVFFSIPEVDLTQVLKAYRTNRNLAVSAWDRENRNRLSEGTLLAIDNQLSTDTGTIGIKARFDNADSALFPNQFVNVHLHLGSQPDAVVVPTVAVQLGKLGHTVYRINDNDTVSLVKVKTGATSGENTIIEEGLEPGQIVVIDGVDKLRDGSKIRIVNRAISTEEQQPATGQTQEPAARPAENAKTETAGASSGEAKTPVSPNATPSGHAAGGRQ, from the coding sequence ATGCCAAAGAACGTCAAACTTCGCCGCCCTTTTCTGATTGCCATCGTCTCCCTGATCATCATTCTGGTCATCTGGGGCATTTACTGGATCGTTGCCAAAAACAGGGCTGTCACACCGCGTGCCGGTGCCGTGGCTGTCGGTGTCGCCACCGTCAGGATGGAAGACGCCCCGCTCCAGATCAATGCACTGGGTACCGTCGATTCAACCTACACCGCCACAGTCCGCAGCCGGGTGGATGGCGAACTCGTCCGGCTTCATTTCCGGGAAGGCCAGCAGGTCAAGGCCGGCCAGCTTTTGGCGGAACTCGATCCCCGTCCGTTCAAGGCGGAACTGATGCAGGCCGAAGGGCAGCTCATGCGCGACAAGGCGCTTCTGGAAAACGCCCGGCTCGATTTGCAGCGTTACCGGCAGCTGCTGGAACAGAATTCGATCGCCAAACAGCAGGTCGATACGCAAGCATCCCTGGTCAAACAGTACGAAGGTACCGTCAGGCTCGACCAGGGGAATGTCGACAACGCCCGCCTCCAGCTCGAATACAGCCGGATCACGGCTCCGATTTCCGGACGCGTCGGCCTGCGGCAGGTCGATCTGGGCAACATCGTCCACGCCAGCGATACGAACGGCATCGTCACCATCACGCAGGAACAACCGATCAATGTCTTCTTTTCCATCCCGGAAGTCGATCTGACGCAAGTACTCAAGGCTTACCGGACCAATCGCAATCTGGCTGTTTCGGCCTGGGACCGTGAAAACCGCAACCGGCTTTCCGAAGGCACCCTGCTGGCGATCGACAACCAGCTGAGCACCGATACCGGTACTATCGGCATCAAGGCCAGATTCGACAATGCCGACAGCGCCCTGTTCCCCAACCAGTTCGTGAACGTCCACCTGCACCTGGGATCGCAACCTGATGCCGTCGTCGTTCCCACCGTCGCCGTCCAGCTCGGCAAGCTCGGCCATACCGTCTACCGGATCAACGACAACGACACGGTCAGTCTTGTCAAGGTCAAAACCGGCGCCACATCCGGCGAAAACACGATTATCGAGGAAGGACTGGAACCGGGCCAGATCGTCGTGATCGACGGAGTGGACAAACTCCGTGACGGCTCGAAAATCCGGATCGTCAACCGGGCGATATCCACCGAAGAACAGCAGCCTGCCACCGGACAGACACAGGAACCGGCCGCACGCCCGGCGGAAAACGCCAAAACGGAAACGGCCGGTGCGTCATCCGGTGAAGCGAAAACGCCCGTCTCCCCCAATGCAACCCCATCCGGTCATGCCGCTGGCGGCCGGCAATAA
- a CDS encoding FAD-dependent oxidoreductase: MKKVDAIIIGFGKGGKTLAADLAKRGWKVAMIERNDGMYGGTCINIGCIPTKTLIHQASETACLTHGDKDAEKRHYREAIEKKNALTAMLRDRNYHNLADDPNITVYHGEGRFISTDAVSVALADGGTLELTSKHIFINTGARSVIPPIEGVRESRHVYTSTTIMQREKLPDNLVIIGGGYIGLEFAAMFAAFGSRVTVLDNHSDFIPKEDRDIAVSVKAVMEKKGVEFRMNARTESIRDTENGVRLSCHDTEEGYSYEIEADAVLLATGRRPETTALDLAAAKIETDRRGAIVVDSRLKTSNPYVRAIGDVRGGPQFTYLSLDDYRIIRDDLFGNHDRNTDDRTPFAYTVFIDPPLSRTGTGEDEARAMGMDIGVVRLPAASVPRTRTLEAPDGLLKAVIDRKTGKILGATLFCAESGEVINLIVMAMKTGQPYTFLRNFIFTHPSMSEALNDLMNQPMA, translated from the coding sequence ATGAAAAAAGTCGACGCCATTATCATCGGATTCGGCAAGGGCGGAAAAACGCTGGCGGCCGATCTCGCCAAACGGGGCTGGAAAGTCGCGATGATCGAACGAAACGACGGAATGTACGGCGGAACATGTATCAATATCGGCTGCATCCCCACCAAAACACTGATCCATCAGGCCAGTGAAACCGCCTGCCTGACCCACGGCGACAAAGATGCCGAAAAACGCCATTACCGGGAAGCCATCGAAAAGAAAAACGCGCTCACCGCCATGCTGAGAGACAGGAACTACCATAACCTGGCGGATGATCCGAACATCACCGTATACCACGGGGAAGGACGTTTCATCTCGACCGATGCCGTCTCGGTCGCACTGGCCGACGGCGGGACACTGGAACTGACCTCCAAACACATTTTCATCAATACCGGTGCGCGTTCGGTCATTCCTCCCATCGAAGGTGTCAGAGAGAGCCGGCACGTCTATACCAGCACGACCATCATGCAGCGGGAAAAACTGCCGGATAATCTCGTCATCATCGGCGGCGGCTATATCGGACTGGAATTCGCCGCGATGTTCGCCGCGTTCGGATCGCGGGTGACCGTACTGGACAACCATTCGGATTTCATTCCGAAAGAAGACCGCGATATCGCCGTCTCGGTGAAAGCCGTCATGGAAAAGAAGGGTGTCGAATTCCGCATGAATGCCCGGACCGAATCCATCCGCGACACGGAAAACGGCGTCAGACTCTCCTGCCACGACACGGAAGAAGGTTACAGTTACGAAATCGAGGCCGATGCCGTCCTGCTCGCTACCGGCCGCCGTCCCGAAACCACTGCACTCGACCTGGCCGCGGCGAAAATCGAGACCGACCGGAGAGGTGCCATTGTCGTCGATTCCCGGCTCAAAACATCCAATCCGTACGTCCGGGCCATCGGCGATGTCAGAGGCGGCCCGCAATTCACCTATCTTTCGCTGGACGATTACCGTATCATCCGGGACGACCTGTTCGGCAATCACGACCGCAACACCGATGACCGTACGCCCTTTGCCTATACCGTTTTCATCGATCCTCCGCTCTCCCGGACAGGAACGGGAGAAGACGAAGCCCGGGCGATGGGCATGGATATCGGTGTGGTCCGCCTTCCGGCCGCTTCCGTACCCCGTACCCGTACACTGGAAGCGCCCGATGGGCTGCTGAAAGCCGTCATCGACAGGAAAACGGGAAAAATACTGGGTGCGACACTCTTCTGCGCCGAATCGGGCGAAGTCATCAACCTGATCGTGATGGCCATGAAAACCGGTCAGCCCTATACCTTCCTGCGCAATTTCATCTTCACCCACCCGTCCATGAGCGAGGCGCTAAACGACCTGATGAACCAGCCGATGGCATAA
- a CDS encoding pyridoxamine 5'-phosphate oxidase family protein: protein MKKAFHFLKGHEDMAFATCDRENNPKVRVLQLMKTDGHTLYFAVSPLSETYAQLQDNDRAEALAWEGDVSVRVNGKVHFDVPDETCREIYKNSKLLQRLYTHYKELAYLRFVAKKLDYYDLSVSPPVQDVYDFDKEDLPVAPDPSVLEHRF, encoded by the coding sequence ATGAAAAAAGCGTTTCATTTTTTAAAAGGCCACGAAGACATGGCTTTCGCGACCTGCGACAGGGAAAACAATCCGAAAGTCCGCGTCCTGCAACTGATGAAAACGGACGGACATACCCTTTACTTCGCCGTTTCGCCCCTATCCGAGACATATGCCCAATTACAGGACAACGACCGGGCCGAAGCGCTGGCCTGGGAAGGTGATGTTTCGGTACGGGTCAACGGCAAGGTCCATTTCGATGTGCCGGACGAAACCTGCCGCGAGATTTACAAAAACAGCAAGCTCCTGCAACGCCTTTATACCCATTACAAGGAACTGGCCTATCTGCGCTTCGTCGCGAAAAAACTGGATTACTATGACCTTTCTGTCAGTCCCCCCGTTCAGGATGTCTATGACTTCGACAAGGAAGACCTGCCGGTCGCACCCGATCCGTCCGTGCTGGAACACCGCTTTTAG
- a CDS encoding NAD(P)-dependent oxidoreductase produces MSLQQPNMRLVVFGGGGTIGRPIVAEALSRNHYVIAADPFPDRIPLENPNLDIVKTDVYSVDKIAGLSRNADAVIVSHNPVWEQRDLFESVLKRYPFILEGVKEAQVPRILFVGEPATLFVQPGIRLMDTGLIGEDSALRMLGAFYLDVLRHERDIDWVWFSPAANFIPTGRTGKYRLGEDDLIVGADGQSTISLEDYASALLDETDAPVHHRERFTIGY; encoded by the coding sequence ATGTCACTGCAACAGCCCAACATGCGTCTTGTCGTTTTCGGCGGGGGTGGAACGATCGGCCGACCAATCGTTGCCGAAGCGCTGTCCCGCAACCATTATGTGATCGCCGCCGATCCGTTTCCCGACCGCATTCCGCTTGAGAACCCGAATCTGGACATCGTCAAAACCGACGTCTATTCAGTGGACAAAATCGCCGGACTGAGCAGAAACGCCGATGCTGTCATCGTGTCGCACAACCCGGTCTGGGAACAAAGGGATCTCTTCGAGTCGGTGCTGAAACGGTATCCCTTCATTCTGGAAGGCGTGAAGGAAGCGCAGGTTCCCCGTATCCTGTTTGTCGGCGAACCCGCCACTCTTTTCGTCCAGCCCGGCATCCGGCTGATGGATACCGGCCTGATCGGAGAGGATTCGGCACTGCGCATGCTGGGGGCGTTTTATCTGGACGTGCTGCGGCATGAACGCGATATCGACTGGGTCTGGTTTTCACCGGCCGCCAATTTCATCCCGACCGGCCGTACCGGAAAATACCGGCTCGGAGAAGATGACCTGATTGTCGGTGCCGACGGCCAGAGCACGATTTCACTGGAAGATTACGCATCCGCCCTGCTCGATGAAACCGATGCACCGGTACATCACAGGGAACGATTCACTATCGGCTACTGA